In the Sandaracinaceae bacterium genome, CGCGCTGCTCTTCGGCCTGCACCCAGCCGCCCTGCGCACGCTCAACACCGAGTTCGAGAGCGGGGGTGTGGAGAAGCGCTACCTCGCCTTGGTGAGAGGACGCCCGGACCCCGCGGAGGGGTTGGTGGACTACGCCATCCCGCGCACCGAGGACGGCGAGCGCGTACCCGCGCAGACCCTCTACCGGGTGGTGCACCAGCTCGAGCACTACGCGCTGGTCGAAGCGCGCCCCCTGACCGGC is a window encoding:
- a CDS encoding pseudouridylate synthase, yielding MSAPPAPSAPAPIAVLYRDDDVVVVNKPSGLIVHRGWAQDRVVVMSLVRNQLGRDVYPAHRLDRGTSGALLFGLHPAALRTLNTEFESGGVEKRYLALVRGRPDPAEGLVDYAIPRTEDGERVPAQTLYRVVHQLEHYALVEARPLTG